In the genome of Asterias amurensis chromosome 16, ASM3211899v1, one region contains:
- the LOC139948655 gene encoding serum paraoxonase/arylesterase 2-like: MIKTVIIGVSVLLVVQHVLSFIYSLGFHKWAYNHRPGPCRVVPGIETGSEDIQVLASGLALITSGIELAKMGLQMDPSALKWKGRIYAFDLNDPNGNVSEVAILGSFDEFDFRPHGIGVWQDQSQTRVFVVNHKKTHEAIEVFQFDEEKRTLTFLHSITGPSLRSVNDVVAVGPDSLYFTNDGYNNQFVRRFLEMLFKFPWGNVVFYDGKVGHGTVVVKRGLGPNGINISPDKRFIYVAFPYVGVLTIYERQSDNSLNAVQVIDLGTGPDNIYVDPATGDLWIGCHPIAYQAQNHFKDFTQVSTSQVLRVRLSSQSVPFSVDVTEAYVDDGKQISGSTIAIFYNNQLLIGSVCHKLAHCQVLAF, encoded by the exons atgataaaaacaGTAATCATAGGGGTGTCAGTGTTGCTGGTCGTGCAACATGTTTTGTCTTTTAT ATATAGCTTGGGATTTCATAAGTGGGCGTATAACCACCGCCCTGGACCATGCAGAGTTGTACCAGGAATTG AAACGGGTTCAGAAGATATTCAGGTATTGGCGAGTGGCCTGGCTTTGATAACCTCC GGAATAGAGTTAGCAAAGATGGGATTACAAATGGATCCTTCAGCATTGAAATGGAAAGGACGTATCTATGCTTTTGATCTGAATGACCCAAATGGAAATGTGAGTGAAGTTGCAATCCTTGGATCATTTGATGAATTTGACTTCAGACCTCATGGCATCGGTGTATGGCAAGACCAGTCTCAAA CCAGAGTTTTTGTTGTGAATCACAAGAAAACTCACGAAGCAATTGAAGTATTTCAATTTGATGAGGAAAAGCGAACTTTGACCTTTCTACACTCCATTACTGGTCCTTCTCTCAGAAG CGTCAATGATGTGGTTGCAGTGGGACCTGATTCACTGTACTTCACCAATGATGGATACAACAACCAATTTGTAAGAAGGTTTCTAGAAATGCTGTTTAAATTCCCATGGGGTAATGTTGTGTTCTATGATGGCAAAGTTGGACATGGAACAGTGGTTGTCAAGAGAGGACTTGGACCAAACGGCATCAATATCTCCCCAGATAAAAG gtttatttatgTTGCATTTCCCTATGTTGGTGTTTTGACAATTTATGAGCGTCAATCTGACAACTCGTTGAATGCTGTTCAG GTGATTGATTTAGGCACAGGCCCAGATAACATCTACGTAGATCCAGCAACAGGGGATTTATGGATAGGTTGTCACCCTATTGCCTATCAAGCACAAAATCACTTCAAAGATTTCACTCAAGTTTCTACATCTCAG GTTCTACGTGTGCGGCTGAGCTCCCAGAGTGTTCCATTCTCAGTGGATGTTACTGAAGCTTATGTTGATGATGGCAAGCAGATATCTGGTTCTACTATAGCTATCTTTTATAATAATCAACTTCTTATCGGATCAGTCTGCCATAAGCTGGCACACTGCCAGGTTTTGGCCTTCTAA